TATTTAGTGATTTAATTGTATAACAAACAGTTTAACAATCACCTGATAGAATCCAAATTTCCAATTAAAAACTTGAGCAGAAAACATATTTTCGCGGGTgtaaagttttaaaaaataatctAATTTGAGTATAGTAAACTGAAAAAGGGGAAAAGAAGAATAGACCCAGTAGTCCGTATATGTACAATTTTGTCTCTCCTCTAGAGCCGGCATTTGACGCAATCTCtctttatctctctctctctcttccgctTGCTTCAAAGTCTGAGTTTTACTTTCTTCCTTGCTAATCCCTATTTGTCCTTTTGTTCTCTCAAGTAAGTTTAATCCTTCCTTTCTTTGACTTTATATTATCATTAATCAATTTCCTACTCGATTCATTTATTCGAATTAGTAGTCGTTTGAATTTTGGTCTTGCTATTTATGATCCTCTTTCTTTTTAACTGATTTAATGCCGGTGTTAAGATCTGCATCTACAAAGTTAGTATTCTGCTGCGATTCTTGAATATTTATTACTGTACTACTAGAGCtccgtgattttttttttttttttttttaaaaataaataataaagacTCCTGCATATCATGTTGTATGGAAATGAAGCTGTAGAATAACTTATAGTACTacttttgtcccaatttatgtggcacagttcGGATTTCGAGAGTTGAACAGTTTAATTTTGAATGTGAATTGGGCCATGGAATCTTTAAGtttcttgaaataaaatttacatatttggaaactatGTAAACAGTatattataagtcacaataattgataATTCAAAGTATCTGAAATTTTTTTATGAAAAAGTTACGGTCAAGAGAGAGacttgtttgaatctcgaaatccgAAAGATgcccacataaattgggacggagggagtaatatacaTCTGTGGCATGGGTATTTGCATAACTTGTGTTACTCTTAGATCTTTATTGGGTGTGTTGTTCTAAATATTGTTTGAAATTTGTACATATATGCCAGGTGTATATTCACCCGTATAGTGCCCCAAGGGAGAGAGCATATCTTTAGCAGATAATTCTCTTGTCTATGCATTGTTAGCGAGTTTGTCATGTGCAATCTTAAGTGGCGTATGGTTGAGAGAAGATAGGGTTGATATTTGTTTGGGGTACATGAAATGGATTTTCAGAATAACCCACACGGTGAATATGGAAGGTTTGAACAGATACTTGCTCAATTTCTTCTGAAAACCTTGCATATTGTTTTGGACTGTAGAGTTCCTTCGATCCGACCTTGTGGTCGTAGTGGGGAAGTGAAAAAGAGTGACAAGTGGTTCAATTTGGTGTTGGGAGATCGCCCTGCTGTTCTTGATAATTTGAATTTTTGGCATAGAAACTTGATGGAGCCAATGATAATAGACATAATACTTGTTCAAGAGAAACCTAGTTCTTTGTCAGAGCATACTACAAGTATTGCAGGGGCATATACAGAAACCATTATAGAGAGGTGGGTTGTACAATATGAGTATCTGAGGACAATGGTTCCTCAAATTGGTGATTCGTCTTATAAGAAAACATACAAGAAATCAATTATACTGTTTCGCTCCCTTTATTCAATGATGAGACTCCTCCCTGCATTCAAGGCCTTCAGGAAACTTTCATCAAGTCAGAGTTGCGACTTTGATATCATTTACAAGGTCTCTTCATTTAGTGCTCCATTCTCCAGGTCAGAGGAGGAGTTGATGAAGCATTATACTTTTACTCCCGTTGATGCCCAGCAGGGCCGTCTTTGTATATCTGTGACATATCGTGAAGATCTGTCGGACTTTAACTTGGAGACTGCTGCATCCTTTCCACCTGCGATCATTACAGATTATGTAGGCAGTCCTCTTGCTGACCCGATGAGGTCATTTCCTTCCTCTGCATCTGATAAGTGTGTCCACCCTACATCATTTCCCTCGAGAGGGACACATTCATCTTCTTCATCACCTTTCCAGCGCCCACACAGTTGGACAAGTGGTTTCCTCACGTCACCTTCTTTACCTCGGACACAGCCATATGTAGGATCTCCACCTTTGTACCGCTCACCACATGAGCTTTCATCTTCACCCAGTGATGCATATGGACATAGGGTTTCACCTAACAACAGATTGCCCATTCACCACAAAGCAACAAGCTTTGATGAGTACCAGCTTTCACCTCCATTTTCACCATCGCCATCTCCATCTCCACCCACATATCTGTCAGGTGCAAATCCTGGGCAGACTCGTTTGCGTTCTGGAACTGGCCCTGTCAGTATCCCTCATCCAATTATGGGTACAAGTTCCAGATACCTATCTCCTAATTTGTCTGATCCTAACAGACATTCTCTCCCTCCAATGTCTCCCAGAAGCACAAAGCATGATTCATCATCCCATGAATCTCCTTCCGGAATCAGGTCATTCCGGAAAATGGATCCGCAGAGGACTCTAGAGTCTATCGGCGCTATCAGTCCTGGACAAAAGGTGAGCAATTTCTAATCTGGGAAAATGTACTGTTATTCTTGACTTGGGCGTGGTTGTGAACTTTGTTATTCATACTTTTATTCCAAACATTGTTGCTTAGTTAAGAAATTTTTCAGCTTCTGTCAACTTTTGTTTTTATTCTTCCTTTTCAGATTTCCAGAGATACTAGAGATGATTCCGGACGGTTCTCTGGTTTGTTATCTTCAAGTGGTTCGCCACGCTTATATTCTAGAAGTTCTAGCAGGCTATCTTTTCAAGATGACTTGGATGTCTGTGATTTTTCCTGTCCGTTTATTGTTGATGATGTTGATACTTCCGATTCACAAGCCAGGTAACTTTGCTACTCTTCTTCTGTATTTTTGGAGAATTCTTCTCAGGAACTGTAAATCTTTACATCCGTGTTGCACGAAGTTCATCTTGTAGTCTTGTGAAAAGTGCATCTGTGTTTTAATAATTGGGCTCTCCAGGAGCCCAGTGCATTGCTTTCTAATTGCGTATAACATGCTGAATATTGTTTAGATATTGGCTGCTGGTAGGACGTAAAGTTGAACAGTTAATCTAACTAAATTGGGAAAATTTTACATATTGGAGAGTCCGTTGACCTAGCTGTCATATCTAAAGGGAGACGTCAATTACAAAAGTTTTTGGAAGTTACTTTTgcctttaatattttatatgcaAAGAGATCTTTTAGGGAGAATTCCAATAATCTTCTCCTCTTTACTGTATGAAAAGATTTATGAATAAGTTGCTAGAAAATCCAAGGTTAAGCTCTTCATTTGTGAATTAAATTAAAGTAGATTCAGGTCCATCAGAACTTTTCTCAACGTCATTGTAATAATTGTCCTCCCCAAATTGATAAGGTGGTGCTCAATCATCTGGAAAAGGAAGAAGAGATCTGGAGAATGTCCAgcttgattattccatcgagctCTTGGGCGTTGAAATAATGTTTATGCTCGGTCGTAAAAAACGACGGATGTATAATTATAGGCATGGAAATTTCCCTAATTATCCTAATTTGCATACACAATATTCCGTAATCTCCCTGCTTGATATATAAATATTCTATTTAATTAATGTGAATTTTCCGAGCCCCTCCCTGAGTAAGTTGGAGTAGGCATATCATTTGATCCTAGTTTGTTGCAAATATATTCAGTCTTGTAATTTCAAAGTGATTTTGTGAGATCTTCCAATTGATCatttgaattaatgaaaatagtagcaattataaatattttacaGAGAATCTATTTCTATGCTTTGTTTTTCACGTGATACGAGATTGAGTAATATATAGTGCAGCCTGATTGTCAATAAATCAGTTTCAGTAGATCATCTTTTCCACATTTCTGTTTTCTGGAGAAGCTTGTATAACCATGTAAGTCTGCATATTGCTAAGATCATGGATCTAAATGTAGACCTGTCTCTTTATTTTTGAAATAGATGTAGACCTGTCTCTTTCAATGTATCCAATGCACTTTTTCTTTGTTAAATGACAATTTTGTTGTATTGTGCTACCCAGCGGCGGATCTAGGATTTCTAGAACATGGGCGCACCACTagaaaagggaaaaaagaaaGTATTAAGTGGGAATTGATCCCTATTCCTTTGGGTAACTAAGCATTCAACCAAGTGCGCCATTTTGCCTTTATGGAGCATAGGCCAACAGATAACATTAGATCAATTCTAGGAAATATGTACATAAATATCTAATTTTGTGGAGAGACCATGGGTTCACGCACTGTAATTTGAGCCGAAATTCGCCCTGGTGCTAGCTCAATGCCAAGAAAGTATTTCCGTTTTCGTTTGCCTTTAGTCTAGAATTGACTAGTGAGATGTGGTTTAAGTTGAGCAATACACATCTATGATTATTTCTTGTTTTAACAATGTTATAAGTGTAAGAAAATAGGTTTTCGCTGAGTAAAGCTTTGAAAACACCGAATGATCTACTTCACATCAAAACGTGCTAAATGTTGACAacggtattttttttttttaaaaaaaactggtAAATTAAGTTGACAACATAGTTGTTAACCATGCATATGATGATTGGATGAGATCATAAAAGGACCTACATAGTTGACTCACTGATCTAGGCCCTCATGAGCAACAAACAACTCCCATTGGCAACAAACGCTGGTGCTTGTTTCATATAAATTTCGTCAACAAGTTCTTCATGGATTTTTATGTCCAACTAAAAAGGGGACATGGGTGCCATATACATAAGAACCAACTAATGCAATTTTAGACGCCGGCGAGGAAATTTCATCATAATGAAGATCATATATTTGGTGTATTCTTTGACAACCAATAGAGCTTTATGTCAGCCGACCTTCTGATCTCGTCCCAGATAGACTGTTCAACGTTCACACCAGTCACCACTCACCGTTAACATCCTATTATAGATTTACCTTGAGATAAGTGAGTTATCTCATAGATTTTTATTAAATAAAGAAACTTATTTCATAGGTACCATCATTATGTAGAACAGTCATTTTCCTTAATCATAAACTGACACCATCGAAGATTAACCTTTGCTTCTTCCATAAACTTATGTAGTGGAACGATGGATATATTTGTAACAAAATTATTTTATGAAGTGACAATTGGTGataactctttttttttgtttgttttgctttttgataaccgtggtgtccgggctagcttgcgcgcacctcgactaattccacgggatacctgctacctcccactagCAACAGGTATCAGGTAAGTCTGTCCACCAAGGCTATGACAGATaaaaagaaatcacctagtattttGTCTCTGctaggatttgaacctgagacctcatggttctctttattgaccactaggccacacccttggggtGCTAAACTGCACATCGAGCATGTGATACTTTGATATGCAGGATATTGAGATTTACATGAATCTTTCCAGTCGGTTTAACTGACTTTGTTGCAAGTACTTAAGTTTCCTTTACTCTACTCACTTGGCTCTTCACCATCCTTTTAATTGTTCTCTGTTCTCTGTCTCTTTTTCTTGTTTATATGTGTTGTGTTACATTTGGCCATGAAGGTTAGATTCGAGAGTGGGTTGTCAACCAGGAAACTAAGAACCCCACATTCAAAATTCGTAAGGCTAGAGAGTGGTAGGTCTATCATAACAAACTAGCTTTATGTTGGTGTTTGGGTTGATTCCATTGGTTTGAGTTTCTAGCACTCTATATTAACTAGATTGTTTGAGATGGGGATTAACAGAAGTGTGCAGATTATTCAAAAATGGGGGATTTCCCTGAAATAATTACTTATATGCCCCATTTACCTTCTATACACAAACATACGCCACAATACTCACCATTCCTATTCTTCATATCAATACTTATTACTCACTATTGAAGGCCCCAAATGAATAGCATCTGTCATTGATTACTTTTGAGAGACCGTATCTGCTTATGCCTTAAAGTTTGTGTACAGTCTGTTTTAGCTTACCTtgtcaaaaaaaaattgtgtacgATCTGGCCCCTTTCATTGTCAAGAGAGCAAAGGATAGACTTGATATTTTGACTTTAGAAGGCCACATGTTCACTATCGCAGATTCTATCGGGAGCTTTGAGATCTCATGTATCATAGGTTTATGGGGATTACTTCTTCTATGTCCATTGGAACTATATGTTTCTATTGTGTTTTTGTTAGTCATTTTGGAGGATTCTGGGGGGTCATGAAAGTACTTATTGGCTTTGACTAGACAGAACAGTAGGCAATTGAAGTTGAAAATGGATTATGCAGAGGAAATTTTCTGCATTAGAGTTGGTGAGGGAGTGGAGTGGAGTGAGGGAAAGAAAAATGAACCTTTCAGTAATTGCCGAAGACAGCAGGCACTGAATTTTTCATAGTTTGTGTGTCTTCACTTGAGGGAGGGAGCACTGGATGATGGAAATGATAATTTACTAGATTGGCAGGACTTGAGACCCATTTTGAATGTGATTGGCTTTTAAACAATTGTCATCTGCTTTGCTATGTCGCACAAATCCTTCAAAATCCTTAGCTGGACCCATGTCAATCCGACACAATttgggtgtgggtgtgggatccATAGTGGATTTCGTCAACCTAATAGGTGCTTTGACTACACCTATGGCTAAGAAGTATAGGTTGATTGGGTCTTTAGTTTGATTTTAGGcttatgtcatatatatgttcagataaaataatagaacaCTTTGCTATTATACAGGATGACTTGTGAATAATATGGAAGTGAATACAAAAAATTAATCATAGTAGCTTTAATTTTATAACATCTGTAATTGTCGAAATGCGTGCATATATATGCTATAATATACAGTTGCTGGTTGTATTCTAACACCCGTGCCCATACTCCTATCCGTACCCCTGAATCTTAAGATTTAGGTGATGACGAATTTGACGTCTAGATATGCGCCCTTCTCGGTGCCCACACCCGTATCCGAGCAACATGGGTGCTTTATATCCCTTGGGTTCTGATATTGAATAAAAATGAACCTTCAGTAATTGCCAGGCACGAAATTTGTCATAGCTGTGTCTTCATTTCTTACGTGCCACTAGATTTTCAACTCACTTTAATATCATTGTTCTGCAGTGACAACCTCGATGGGAGAAAAGGTTCAGAAGTTTCTTCTCAGACATCTGCAACAACCAGAAAATCCCAAGATGCAGCTGTAGGTGCCCTTGTTCACTTGCTGAGAAGTGCTCCTCCATTACGCCAAGACTCTAGCTGTTATACCTCGCATAGCATAAAGACTGAACTGGATGGAGAACTTAGCACTGCATCTGGGTTATCCATCAGTAGGAAGGCATCAGATGCATTGGAGGAGCTTAAAACTTACAAAGATTTGAAAGATCTACTGCTGTCTAAGAGCGCAACCGATTCAGTCAGTGAGGGTGGAATTTAACCTGGTGTATCCCACTTACAAAAGTTAGCTCAGAATGGATGAAGATAGTTGATATTTCTCCCTAATGTTGATAAACAAACTTTTCTATGGGGGACTCCATCATGTAATTTGGAGGGCTAACGGATTCTGTACATAAGGTGATTAAAATAGCAAACATTGTTGAAACAGAGTGCTCATTGACACATTTTAAGAACATTGACGGatgtgaaaaaaaataaaaaaataaaaaggaaaaagagaaagaaaataacAGTACTTTGGTTCTTCTAAAAGCAGCTTGTTTAACAGGCTTGCTTTTATTTGTTTGTTAATTATAAATCCGTGTGATAAAAAGCAGTGAGGTTTTCTGTAATTTTGCTATTTTCAAGTGTATCCACCGTAAAATAACTCGGTTGTGTCACTTTGGGAATCAGTTTAGTCATGGACTAATTCCGAAGAACAATGATTCTCAAGTTGTGTCAATATCAGTAGAAAATGGACCAGGTAAATGAGTGTTAATCAGTTACGGTAATTGTATATTTAGTTCATTAAAATACAATgccaattttttttattgttttcatGAACTAAATGTAGCGGGAGTTTAGTGCATTGGTTGCCCTTTTACAACGTAACATTCCTTTCCCAAATGTGGACGCCATTGCCTGGTTCGTTACTCTATTAGACACGCCGACTCTTCTTGTTATTTACTATGTTTGGTTCAAATGAAAGATATGTATACAAATTCCATATAAAAGGGACTATGCCAAGGTTGTAGAAAAAATGTAAACTGTCATCACCTATTCTAACCACCTAAAAGTGGTCTGAACAGGGAAAATAATACTCCTACTAAAGTTAATTGTATTAACCAGTTCAAACTGGGAAGAGCATGATCTTATTTCTGATAGTAAGCTTCTAACAAACAGTTAAACCCTTTGTTGTTAATCTCAGGCTTATGAATAAGGTTGAAAGATAAAAGCAAAGATAAACAGATAAGTATTTAATAAACATCTAAATCATGTCTAGGAAAACATTTGAATTAAATCAGGATACTTTTATCTGATACGAGTAAAAAGAATAGTTAATTGTCACAGAAACAAAGAGTGGCTGTATATACGAAGCTACCTTTGAATCAAACAGATTAGTGAAAAAACCATAAGACAGAACTGAATATAGAACACTGGCTTAGACGAAAAGTAAATGCCTAACAATTGAAGACATGTTTCTAACCCCTCTCTGAATTCTGGAATGAAGTCTTGTTACTGTTGGCTGCTGTTTCTTCTTCAAACTTGAATGCTGGAAATACAAATCCTTTTTTGCTGAACAGCGTATCAATCAGGTTCTCCAAAGCCTCAGGGGTCAGTCGAAATCCATCCCAATGTAAATAAGAAGCCCTATCAAAACACGTAGCAGCTCCTTCCTCTCCCCACTTCTTCTTCACATCAAAGTTGAACGGACCATCGCCACTGCCACAACACGCCTTCATTAAAGTCTCTGTCTATTTCAAGCGCAGCTTCAGAATTGCTAGCGAAAGGTGATCGTTGTGAAGCTTCGAGAACAGATTCAATCCCTTGTGACATCTGTTTTTGTCCATTGAATCTCCCTCAGAAAATAGAGTCCGAAAACCTGGAAAGCAGCCCAAGGGTAGAATTCCAGAAACCATAATAGTTTTGGCTTCAGCTTCATTGATGAGTCTTTCCACTGAATTCTTAATGGTCTCTACCACTTCAGGCGCAAGATGAGACACCTGAGAAATAGATTTTCCATGTAAGAAGGCCTGTTTGTAGTCGTTGATTCCAGGTTGATCCATAAAGATGAGAGCTTTCTCAAGAACCTTGTATTTGCTACAGTCGTGAAAAGAGAAGCAGTTTCTATAGAAGAACTCATGAAGGTGATAATCGGCGATAGCTCATGAGACTGCGGAGGTGGTTTGATACCATTTTTGAGGAAGAAAAAAGGGCTCATAATGGTAGCTCCAGGGGTGGCAAAATTAAGACCAGACTCAAAGAATTCAGTGCCTTGTTGGGTGTAGGGTTGTGGAGAAGGCAGATTGAGAGTTGCAGCAATATGATCAGCCGCTGATGAAGAAGATGAATAGTCACCAATATCTCCCAAGTTATATATGGAATTAAACGGACCAAGTAGTACATCATCTTTCCCCAGAGAAGAAAAATGAACAACAAGAAGACTGCAAGAGAATGTTTTCCTTGATTATTCTGTTCCCTTGAATGGGTTGATATACaacatttacaacataattgtaggctacaaattaggaactaatttgactaaataattctaacatacgctatcctaaaatagaagattacaaaatatatttgactaaatatttacataatctaacacacccccgcagtcgaagcgggaggtttacgaacggttagactgtcccgaaaatcatcaaatagtacgcgcggaagacctttggtgaaaatgtcggcaatctgataacgggacggAACATATAGGACACGAACCTCTCCACGtctaaccttttcacgaacaaagtgaatgtccatttcaatatgcttggtacgtTGATGTTGTACCGGATTTCCAGACAAGTAAATGGCACTCACATTATCACAATAGACCAAAGTTTCTTTACGAATAAGACAATTGAGTTCAAGCAACAAATTACGAATCCAAcaagattcagagacaacattaacAACCCCTCTGTATTCAGCTTCAGCACTTGACTTagatagagtaggttggcgcttggaagaccaagaaatcaagttatccccaaAATATACACAATAACCCGATGTGGAGCGTCGAGTGTCTAGACATCGTCCCCAATCAGCATCTGTATATGAAAGTAGTGACTGGAGAGAGGTTTTGTATAAGTGTCTACCAAAGTCAATCGTACCGCGAATGTAACGCAAAATGcgttttaatgcttccatatgcTCGACTTTGGGATCATGCATAAACAAGCAAACCTGCTGGACCGCGTATGATATGTCTGGCTGAGTAAATGTCAAGTATTGCAAAGCACCTGCCAGACGACGATACTTCGTAGGATCTTCATACGGGGCGCTCGAAGTGGCGCTGAGTTTGCCTTTTGTATCAACTGGAGTGGGGCAAGACTTACATTGTGACATACCTGCCCTGTCAAGAATATCCTCTGCATACGAACTCTAAGACATGAATAGGCTATTTTTGTCCCGGGAGACGGCAATccccaaaaaatagctcaacggacccaagtctttcattgcaaattccgtagctaacttggacataatacctagtctgagagagtctgaagatgtagttagaataatatcatccacatataacaaaatGTAAGCAGTATCTTTGCCACGACAATAAGTGAAGAGAGAGTTGTCAGATGTACTATGCGAGAAACCAATGGTTGCCACATATTCAGCAAAACGCTGATACCATGCCCgtggtgcctgtttcaagccataaagagacttacgcaagagacaaacatgatcaggacgagccggatcccggaatcccagaggctgatacatatagacggtctcattcaaattgccatgtaagaaagcattctttacatcaagttggtgaatgggccaagaatgagataaaacaatagtaagaaccacacggatagtcgccggcttgaccaccggactgaaagtctcgtcacaatcaacaccttcctgttgagacctgccatcacctacaagacgggctttatgcctctcaaaagaaccatcagatttctttttatgctgaaaaatccataaagaccgaataatattagcattgggaggacgagggaccaactcccaagtcttactatcaataagagcattatattcatcttgtatagcatttttccaattcgggtcattaaGTGCACCGACGGGATTCCGAGGAATAGTGGAGATGGAATTGGTGGTGGCACTTAAagcttgattatggtatttcaagTTCGGCTTAAATATCCCATGTTGACTACGCGTAGTCATGCGAGGAACAGGCGGGGGGCTGGCAGGGAGAGGCCTGCTCACGGTGTGGGGGGCTGGCAGTGGCGGGACTGTCGGCTGGACCGCGAGTGGATTGGGAGGGAGCTGGCGGTCAGCTGGGGTGGTGGGAGGGTTCGACTGGACAGACGACGAGGGAGGAGAGGGGATGGTTGAGCTCGGGTGGTGGGTTGCAAGAGGTGGAGCAGCGGCCTGGTCATGCAACAAATGTATTCTCACTGGGGAATT
The nucleotide sequence above comes from Lycium barbarum isolate Lr01 chromosome 3, ASM1917538v2, whole genome shotgun sequence. Encoded proteins:
- the LOC132632216 gene encoding autophagy-related protein 13a, which codes for MDFQNNPHGEYGRFEQILAQFLLKTLHIVLDCRVPSIRPCGRSGEVKKSDKWFNLVLGDRPAVLDNLNFWHRNLMEPMIIDIILVQEKPSSLSEHTTSIAGAYTETIIERWVVQYEYLRTMVPQIGDSSYKKTYKKSIILFRSLYSMMRLLPAFKAFRKLSSSQSCDFDIIYKVSSFSAPFSRSEEELMKHYTFTPVDAQQGRLCISVTYREDLSDFNLETAASFPPAIITDYVGSPLADPMRSFPSSASDKCVHPTSFPSRGTHSSSSSPFQRPHSWTSGFLTSPSLPRTQPYVGSPPLYRSPHELSSSPSDAYGHRVSPNNRLPIHHKATSFDEYQLSPPFSPSPSPSPPTYLSGANPGQTRLRSGTGPVSIPHPIMGTSSRYLSPNLSDPNRHSLPPMSPRSTKHDSSSHESPSGIRSFRKMDPQRTLESIGAISPGQKISRDTRDDSGRFSGLLSSSGSPRLYSRSSSRLSFQDDLDVCDFSCPFIVDDVDTSDSQASDNLDGRKGSEVSSQTSATTRKSQDAAVGALVHLLRSAPPLRQDSSCYTSHSIKTELDGELSTASGLSISRKASDALEELKTYKDLKDLLLSKSATDSVSEGGI